In Euphorbia lathyris chromosome 9, ddEupLath1.1, whole genome shotgun sequence, the following are encoded in one genomic region:
- the LOC136205432 gene encoding cytochrome P450 98A2 produces MALPVIPLSIFLLLLSYLLYRRFRYKLPPGPRPWPVVGNLYQIEPVRFRCFAKWAEIYGPVFSVWFGSTLNVIVTNVELAKQVLKENDQQLADRHRNRSSARFSRDGKDLIWADYGPHYVKVRKVCTLELFTPKRLEALRPIREDEVTAMVESIFLDCTKPESNGKSLLVRKYLGAVAFNNVTRLAFGKRFVNAEGVMDEQGKEFKAINENGLKLGGSLAMAEHIRWLRWMFPLEEEAFNKHGDRRDRLTRIIMEEHTLARQQTGGSKQHFVDALLTLQEKYDLSEDTIIGLLWDMITAGMDTTAIAVEWAMAEVIKNPRVQQKVQEELDRVVGFERVMTESDFSNLPYLQCIAKEGLRMHPPTPLMLPHRANADVKIGGYDVPKGSNVHVNVWAVARDPSVWKNPNEFRPERFLEEDVDMKGHDFRLLPFGAGRRVCPGAQLGINLVTSMLGHLLHHFTWTPAPGMKPDEIDMSENPGLVTYMKTPLQAVPTPRLPSELYKRVPADI; encoded by the exons ATGGCTCTCCCTGTAATTCCTCTCTCAATTTTTCTCCTACTCTTATCCTACCTACTCTACCGCCGCTTCCGTTACAAGCTTCCGCCGGGACCTAGGCCATGGCCGGTGGTCGGAAACCTCTACCAAATCGAGCCTGTGAGGTTCCGATGCTTCGCGAAGTGGGCTGAGATTTACGGTCCAGTATTCTCGGTGTGGTTCGGATCTACTTTGAATGTGATAGTTACGAATGTGGAATTGGCTAAACAAGTTCTGAAAGAGAACGATCAACAGTTAGCTGATAGGCACAGAAATAGATCGTCGGCGAGATTCAGTAGAGACGGGAAGGATCTAATTTGGGCGGATTATGGTCCTCACTATGTTAAGGTTAGAAAAGTTTGTACTCTTGAGCTTTTTACTCCGAAACGACTTGAAGCTTTGAGACCGATTCGAGAAGATGAAGTTACTGCTATGGTTGAATCTATCTTCCTCGACTGCACAAAACCTG AAAGTAATGGAAAAAGTCTGTTAGTGAGGAAGTATTTGGGAGCAGTTGCATTCAACAACGTAACAAGGCTGGCATTCGGTAAGCGATTTGTCAATGCAGAGGGCGTAATGGACGAGCAAGGCAAAGAATTCAAGGCGATCAACGAAAACGGACTCAAGCTAGGTGGTTCACTTGCAATGGCAGAACACATTCGATGGCTTCGCTGGATGTTCCCCCTCGAGGAGGAAGCATTCAATAAGCACGGAGATCGAAGAGACCGCCTTACTCGAATCATCATGGAAGAGCACACACTTGCTCGCCAACaaaccggtggttccaaacaACATTTCGTCGATGCGTTGCTTACACTGCAAGAAAAATACGACCTTAGCGAAGACACAATCATCGGACTTCTTTGG GATATGATAACTGCAGGCATGGACACAACAGCAATAGCAGTAGAATGGGCAATGGCGGAGGTGATTAAGAATCCAAGAGTGCAACAAAAAGTTCAAGAGGAGCTAGACCGAGTAGTCGGGTTCGAACGAGTAATGACTGAATCCGATTTCTCAAATCTTCCTTACCTACAATGTATAGCCAAAGAAGGACTCAGAATGCACCCACCAACACCTCTAATGCTCCCTCACCGTGCAAATGCTGACGTGAAGATCGGTGGTTATGATGTACCAAAGGGATCAAATGTTCATGTGAATGTATGGGCAGTAGCTCGTGATCCATCCGTGTGGAAGAACCCAAACGAGTTTCGGCCCGAGAGGTTTCTGGAGGAGGATGTGGACATGAAAGGGCATGATTTTAGACTACTTCCATTTGGTGCAGGAAGGAGAGTGTGTCCTGGAGCACAACTTGGTATCAATTTGGTGACATCTATGTTAGGACATTTGCTGCATCATTTTACTTGGACACCAGCACCAGGTATGAAACCAGATGAAATTGACATGTCTGAAAATCCTGGGTTGGTTACTTATATGAAAACTCCTTTACAAGCTGTGCCTACGCCTCGATTGCCTTCCGAACTGTATAAACGCGTGCCTGCTGATATCTGA
- the LOC136206827 gene encoding cysteine proteinase inhibitor 7-like, with protein sequence MAMMNRFSMIILCVMVMTCGYHVVPGRARPLNLIKMTLPGGSNDFEGFQNNGEIESLGKFAVQEHNKKQNSLLEFVKVLKVKEQVVAGKIYHLTLEAIDAGRKKTFEAKVWVKPWMNFKQLEEFKNAEGGLSLTPSDLGVKLDGHGSEWQAVPTNDPEVQNAANHAVKTIQQKSNSLSPYKLVKILLAKAKVIENQAKFELLLKLKRGTKEEELGVEVTKDKEGKFYLN encoded by the exons ATGGCGATGATGAATAGGTTTTCTATGATAATATTGTGTGTTATGGTGATGACTTGCGGGTATCATGTTGTTCCTGGTCGTGCTAGACCATTGAATTTGATCAAGATGACACTTCCTGGAGGTTCTAACGATTTTGAGGGATTTCAGAACAATGGAGAAATTGAAAGCCTCGGGAAATTTGCTGTCCAAGAACATAATAAGAAACAG AACTCGCTTCTTGAGTTCGTGAAGGTGCTCAAGGTCAAAGAACAGGTAGTTGCTGGTAAGATATACCATCTTACCTTGGAAGCTATTGATGCTGGTCGTAAGAAGACATTTGAAGCTAAAGTATGGGTGAAGCCATGGATGAACTTCAAACAGTTAGAAGAATTCAAAAATGCTGAAGGTGGTCTTTCCCTTACTCCATCAGACCTTGGTGTCAAACTAG ATGGGCATGGATCAGAATGGCAAGcagtgccaacaaatgatcctGAGGTCCAAAATGCAGCAAATCATGCTGTTAAGACCATCCAGCAGAAATCCAATTCACTATCCCCCTATAAACTCGTAAAGATACTTCTAGCTAAAGCCAAG GTAATTGAAAACCAGGCCAAATTTGAGCTACTTCTGAAATTAAAGAGGGGAACTAAAGAAGAGGAGTTGGGTGTTGAAGTAACTAAAGACAAAGAAGGGAAATTTTATCTGAATTAG